Proteins found in one Lathamus discolor isolate bLatDis1 chromosome 7, bLatDis1.hap1, whole genome shotgun sequence genomic segment:
- the DCAF1 gene encoding DDB1- and CUL4-associated factor 1 isoform X1: MTSGSGHVDSKAELTALLEQWEKEHGSGQDMVPILTRMSELIEKETEEYRKGDPDPFDDRHPGRADPECMLGHLLRILFKNDDFMNALVNAYVMTSREPPLNTAACRLLLDIMPGLETAVVFQEKEGIVENLFKWAREADQPLRTYATGLLGGAMENQDIAANYRDENSQLVALVLRRLRELQVTEMTTKQENKRPSPRKVPSDPLLPLDEEAVDMDYGEMTVDGEQEEVTGDVDISFHLDSSHKTSSRVNSATKLDDGGLRKSKSGKQHERDGFRKAKQKLGFSTSEPERIFVELSNSSWSEMSPWVIGTNYTLYPLTPAIEQRLILQYLTPLGEYQELLPIFMQLGSRDLMMYYIDLKQTNDVLLTFEALKHLASLLLHNKFATEFVAHGGVQKLLEIPRPSMAATGVSMCLYYLSYNQDAMERVCMHPHNVLSDVVNYTLWLMECSHASGCCHATMFFSICFSFRAVLELFDRHDGLRRLVNLISTLEILNLEDQGALLSDDEIFASRQTGKHTCMALRRYFEAHLAIKLEQVKQSLQRTEGGILVHPQPPYKACSYTHEQIVEMMEFLIEYGPAQLFWEPAEVFLKLSCVQLMLQLISIACNWKTYYARNDTVRYALDVLAILTVVPKIQLQLAEPVDVLDEAGSTVSTVGISIILGVAEGEFFIHDAEIQKSALQIIINCVCGPDNRISSIGKFISGTPRRKLPQAPKSSEHTLAKMWNVVQSNNGIKVLLSLLSIKMPITDADQIRALACKALVGLSRSSTVRQIISKLPLFSSCQIQQLMKEPVLQDKRSEHVKFCKYAAELIERVSGKPLLIGTDVSLARLQKADVVAQSRITFPEKELLLLIRNHLISKGLGETASILTKEADLPMTAASHSSAFTPVAAAASPVTLPRTPRIANGISARLSSHTSVGSTATSVHAQARPSASQGPLALPGPSYASNSPLIGRISFVRERPSPCNGRKIRVLRQKSDHGAYSQSPAIKKQLDRHLPSPPTLDSIITEYLREQHARCKNPVATCPPFSLFTPHQCPEPKQRRQAPTNFTSRLTRRAAFPKYGGVDGGCFDRHLIFSRFRPISVFREANEDESGFTCCAFSARERFLMLGTCTGQLKLYNVFGGQEEASYNCHNSAITHLEPSRDGSLLLTSATWSQPLSALWGMKSVFDMKHSFPDDHYVEFSKHSQDRVIGTKADIAHIYDIQTGNKLLTLFNPDLANNYKKNCATFNPTDDLVLNDGVLWDVRSAQAIHKFDKFNMTISGVFHPNGLEVIVNTEIWDLRTFHLLHTVPALDQCRVVFNYTGTVMYGAMLQADDEDDLLEERMRSPFGSSFRTFNATDYKPIATIDVKRNIFDLCTDSKDCYLAVIENQGSMDAMNMDTVCRLYEVGRQRLAEDEEDEEDDQEEEEQEEEDDDEDDDDTDDLDELDTDQLLEAELEEDENNENAGEDGENDFSPSDDEELANLLEEGDEGEDEDSDADEEVELILGDTDSSDNSDLEDDIILSLNE; encoded by the exons ATGACTTCAGGATCTGGGCATGTGGACTCCAAGGCTGAGCTCACTGCTTTGCTTGAGCAATGGGAGAAAGAACATGGCAGCGGGCAAGACATGGTCCCTATTCTCACCAG AATGTCTGAGCTGATTGAGAAAGAGACTGAAGAGTATCGCAAAGGGGATCCGGACCCATTTGATGACCGGCACCCAG GTCGAGCAGACCCAGAGTGCATGCTTGGTCACTTACTGAGGATACTATTCAAGAATGATGATTTTATGAACGCG CTAGTGAATGCTTATGTGATGACAAGCAGAGAACCTCCATTAAACACTGCTGCCTGCCGACTTCTTCTGGATATCATGCCAGGACTGGAAACAGCTGTTGTCTTTCAGGAAAAG GAAGGCATAGTTGAAAATCTCTTTAAGTGGGCACGAGAGGCTGACCAGCCGCTAAGGACATATGCAACGGGGCTATTAGGAGGAGCTATGGAAAACCAAGATATTGCCGCAAATTACAGGGATGAGAACTCGCAGCTG GTGGCTTTGGTGCTTCGGCGGCTACGAGAGCTCCAGGTGACTGAAATGactacaaaacaagaaaacaagcgTCCCAGTCCTCGGAAAGTGCCATCAGATCCTCTGCTGCCTCTAGATGAAGAAGCTGTGGATATGGATTATGGGGAGATGACAGTAGATGGAGAGCAAGAGGAAGTTACTGGTGATGTGGATATCTCCTTTCATCTTGATTCAAGTCATAAGACTAGTAGCAGAGTAAACTCTGCTACAAAGCTAGATGATGGAGGACTGAGAAAAAGCAAATCAGGGAAACAGCATGAAAGAGACGGCTTCCGGAAGGCCAAGCAGAAGCTGGGCTTCTCCACTTCAGAACCAGAGCGGATTTTTGTTGAACTGTCCAACAGCAGCTGGTCAGAAATGTCCCCGTGGGTGATTGGCACTAATTATACACTTTACCCTTTGACTCCCGCCATAGAGCAGAGGCTAATTCTTCAGTACCTGACTCCTTTAGGGGAGTACCAAGAG cTGCTGCCCATCTTTATGCAACTGGGATCAAGGGACCTGATGATGTATTACATCGACCTGAAGCAAACCAATGATGTGCTGCTCACTTTTGAGGCCCTTAAG CATTTGGCATCGTTGCTGCTGCACAACAAGTTTGCAACAGAGTTTGTTGCTCATGGAGGAGTGCAAAAGTTGCTGGAGATTCCTCGTCCTTCCATGGCAGCAACAGGGGTCTCCATGTGCTTGTATTATTTGTCTTACAATCAAGATGCCATGGAGAGG gTGTGTATGCACCCCCATAATGTTCTTTCAGATGTAGTGAACTACACATTATGGCTAATGGAGTGCTCCCATGCCTCGGGATGCTGCCATGCTACCAtgttcttttccatttgcttctccTTCCGTGCTGTCCTGGAGCTCTTTGACAGGCATGATGGCCTTCGGCGTCTGGTTAATCTG ATAAGCACTCTTGAGATCTTAAACCTGGAAGACCAAGGAGCCCTCTTGAGTGATGATGAGATCTTTGCCAGTCGCCAGACTGGGAAACACACCTGCATGGCCTTGCGTCGATACTTTGAGGCTCACCTTGCTATCAAACTTGAACAGGTGAAGCAGTCACTCCAGCGCACTGAGGGTGGCATTCTGGTCCATCCACAGCCCCCCTACAAG GCCTGTTCATATACCCATGAGCAGATTGTAGAGATGATGGAGTTCCTGATTGAATATGGTCCAGCACAGCTCTTCTGGGAGCCAGCAGAGGTTTTCCTCAAATTGTCTTGTGTCCAACTCATGCTTCAGCTCATTTCAATAGCGTGCAACTGGAAGACATACTATGCAAG gaatgacacagtacGATACGCTTTGGATGTACTAGCCATCCTGACTGTGGTTCCTAAAATCCAGTTGCAGCTGGCAGAACCTGTGGATGTGTTAGATGAAGCTGGATCTACTGTTTCCACTGTGG GTATTAGTATCATCCTTGGAGTTGCTGAGGGTGAGTTTTTCATCCATGATGCTGAGATTCAGAAATCAGCCCTTCAAATCATCATCAACTGTGTGTGCGGCCCAGATAATCGGATCTCCAGCATTGGCAAATTCATCTCTGGAACTCCTCgtcgaaagcttcctcaggccCCCAAGAGCAGTGAGCACACATTAGCCAAGATGTGGAATGTGGTACAGTCCAACAATGGCATCAAAGTGCTGCTGTCATTGCTGTCTATAAAGATGCCAATCACAGATGCAGATCAGATCCGAGCGTTAGCCTGCAAAGCCTTGGTGGGGCTCTCGCGTAGCAGCACTGTCCGGCAGATCATCAGCAAACTGCCGCTCTTCAGCAGCTGCCAAATTCAGCAGCTGATGAAGGAGCCGGTGCTCCAGGACAAGCGCAGTGAGCATGTCAAGTTTTGCAAATACGCTGCAGAGCTGATAGAGCGTGTCTCGGGGAAGCCATTGCTGATCGGCACAGATGTATCTCTGGCCCGATTGCAGAAAGCAGATGTGGTGGCCCAGTCAAGGATCACATTTCCtgagaaggagctgctgctcctgattCGGAACCATCTCATCTCCAAGGGCCTAGGAGAAACTGCATCTATCCTTACTAAAGAGGCTGATCTACCTATGACTGCAGCATCTCATTCATCTGCCTTCACCCCTGTTGCGGCTGCTGCCTCTCCTGTGACCCTGCCCCGCACTCCTCGTATAGCTAATGGCATCTCAGCCCGTTTGAGTAGCCACACATCTGTAGGTTCCACTGCCACCTCTGTCCATGCTCAGGCAAGGCCGTCTGCATCCCAAGGTCCACTTGCTCTTCCAGGCCCTTCTTATGCCAGCAACTCTCCTCTGATTGGCAGGATTAGTTTTGTCAGGGAGAGGCCATCTCCCTGCAACGGCAGAAAAATCAGAGTGTTGCGACAAAAATCGGACCATGGCGCCTACAGCCAGAGCCCAGCTATCAAAAAGCAGTTGGACAGAcaccttccttccccacccacCCTGGACAGTATAATCACAGAGTACCTTAGGGAGCAGCACGCCCGCTGCAAGAACCCTGTTGCCACCTgtccccctttctctctctttactCCCCACCAGTGTCCTGAGCCAAAACAGAGGCGCCAAGCGCCAACTAACTTTACCTCACGGCTGACCCGCAGGGCAGCCTTTCCGAAGTACGGAGGGGTGGATGGTGGCTGCTTTGATAGACACCTTATATTTAGCag GTTCCGGCCGATTTCTGTGTTCAGGGAAGCAAATGAGGATGAGAGTGGCTTTACCTGTTGCGCATTTTCTGCAAGGGAACGATTCTTAATGCTGGGTACTTGCACAGGGCAGTTGAAACTCTATAACGTGTTTGGTGGACAGGAAGAGGCCAGTTACAACTGCCATAACTCTGCCATCACGCACCTTGAGCCATCCAGG GATGGATCTTTATTGCTGACATCTGCTACGTGGAGCCAACCTTTGTCTGCATTGTGGGGAATGAAGTCTGTCTTTGATATGAA GCATTCCTTCCCTGATGACCACTATGTGGAATTCAGCAAGCACTCTCAGGATAGGGTCATTGGCACAAAAGCAGACATTGCCCAT ATCTATGATATTCAGACTGGCAACAAGCTATTGACTCTGTTTAACCCAGATCTTGCCAACAACTACAAGAAGAACTGTGCCACTTTTAACCCCACTGATGATCTTGTCCTAAATGATGGTGTCCTCTGGGATGTCAGATCAGCACAAGCCATCCACAAGTTTGACAAATTCAACATGACCATCAGTGGTGTTTTCCATCCCAATGGGCTAGAGGTCATAGTCAACACAGAAATT TGGGACCTCCGAACTTTTCATTTGTTACACACAGTACCTGCACTGGACCAGTGTCGTGTGGTCTTCAACTATACTGGCACAGTTATGTATGGAG CTATGCTGCAggcagatgatgaagatgaCCTTCTGGAGGAGAGAATGAGAAGTCCCTTTGGCTCTTCTTTCAGGACATTTAATGCAACTGATTATAAACCTATAG CTACCATTGATGTAAAACGGAATATCTTCGACTTGTGCACAGACAGCAAGGACTGCTATCTGGCTGTCATTGAG